In Colius striatus isolate bColStr4 chromosome 17, bColStr4.1.hap1, whole genome shotgun sequence, the following proteins share a genomic window:
- the DDX55 gene encoding ATP-dependent RNA helicase DDX55 isoform X2: protein MQVGAIIITPTRELAIQIDEVLSHFTKHFPRFSQILLIGGRNPMEDVEKFKERGGNIIVATPGRLEDLFRRKADGLDLASCVKSLDVLVLDEADRLLDMGFEASLNAILDFLPKQRRTGLFSATQTQEVENLVRAGLRNPVRIAVKEKGVAATNTQKTPTRLENYYMICKADEKFNQLVHFLRQHKQEKHLVFFSTCACVEYYGKALESLIKQVRIMSIHGKMKQKRNKIFTEFRKLPGGILVCTDVMARGIDIPEVHWVLQYDPPSSASAFVHRCGRTARIGNVGSALVFLLPMEESYVNFLSINQKCPMQEMKPQTNVLDLLPKLKSMALADRAVFEKGMKAFVSYIQAYAKHECHLIFRIKDLDFASLAKGFALLKMPKMPELRGKSFPDFTPVTVNTDSIAFKDKNREKQRQKQLEQQRKEREENGGKKRFVKNKAWSKQKAKREKKKKITAKRKHEEGSDIEDEDMEELLNDTRLLKRLKKGKISEEEFEKRLTGSQSRLKAETAAATV from the exons atgcAG GTTGGAGCTATAATTATCACACCAACGAGAGAATTAGCTATTCAAATTGATGAGGTGCTCTCACATTTCACAAAACACTTCCCCAGGTTTAG TCAGATTCTCTTAATTGGTGGGAGGAATCCCATGGAAGATGTTGAAAAGTTTAAAGAGCGTGG CGGGAACATCATCGTGGCTACGCCGGGGCGCCTGGAGGATCTCTTCAGGAGAAAAGCAGATGGGCTGGATCTGGCAAGTTGTGTGAAGTCCCTTGATGTGTTGGTGTTAGACGAAGCAGACAGACTTCTAGATATGGGCTTTGAAGCCAG TTTGAATGCCATTCTGGACTTTTTGCCCAAGCAGAGACGGACAGGTCTGTTCTCAGCAACTCAGACTCAGGAGGTGGAGAACCTGGTGAGAGCAGGGCTGCGGAATCCCGTCCGCATCGCAGTGAAGGAGAAGGGGGTGGCAGCCACCAACACACAGAAAACTCCAACGCGCCTCGAGAACTATTACATG ATCTGCAAAGCAGATGAGAAATTTAATCAGTTGGTGCATTTTCTTCGACAGCACAAACAGGAGAAACATCTGGTCTTCTTCAG CACATGTGCCTGTGTGGAATACTATGGGAAGGCTTTGGAATCCTTAATTAAACAAGTGAGAATAATGAGCATTCATggcaaaatgaaacagaagcgTAACAAGATCTTTACTGAGTTTCGGAAGCTCCCGGG tgGCATTTTAGTTTGCACTGATGTGATGGCTCGTGGCATAGACATTCCTGAAGTACACTGGGTTTTACAGTATGACCCACCCAGCAGTGCAAG TGCCTTTGTGCATCGGTGTGGTCGAACGGCACGGATCGGCAACGTGGGCAGCGCACTGGTGTTTCTGCTTCCCATGGAAGAATCTTATGTTAACTTCCTCTCAATCAACCAGAAG TGTCCCATGCAGGAAATGAAACCACAGACAAACGTGTTAGATCTTCTGCCCAAACTGAAGTCTATGGCCCTGGCTGACAGGGctgtgtttgagaaagggatgAAAGCATTTGTGTCTTACATCCAAGCTTATGCCAAACATGAATGTCACCTGATCTTCCGAATCAAAG ATCTGGATTTTGCTAGTCTTGCCAAAGGTTTTGCACTGTTAAAAATGCCAAAGATGCCTGAACTGAGAGGAAAAAGTTTTCCAGACTTTACCCCAGTCACTGTTAATACAGATTCCATTGCATTTAAGgataaaaatagagaaaaacagagacaaaagcaATTAGaacaacaaaggaaagaaagagaggaaaatggagggaaaaagagaTTCGTAAAGAACAAAGCCTGGTCCAAGCAGAAAGccaagagagagaagaaaaagaaaataacagctaAAAGGAAGCATGAAGAG GGTTCTGATATTGAAGATGAGGACATGGAAGAGTTGCTGAATGACACAAGACTCTTGAAAAgactaaaaaaaggaaaaattagtGAAGAAGAGTTTGAGAAGAGACTAACAGGCAGCC